The nucleotide window TATTCTGTGTTGCTGCTAAATTTCACATTATACAAACTATTAGGTTTATGAATTCCACTCCTTTTGTAAGGTCATCTGATCTTAAATGTTATTTGTTACCTGCTTCTGCTGTTGCTGGTGTTTGGTGAAGAGATGAAATCATGCTTTCTCTAAGTATCTGCAGAGTTTTGAGTGAAGAGAGATTTGTGAAAAGGAAGAATGTGAGGGGAGAAGAGATGCAAGTTTTCTATGGGTAAAGCTTGGATCTGTAGCCTGTGTTCCATCCAAGGCATTCTGGATGTGCTGTTGAATCTAGTTTAGGGTCTTCAGAAATGCCTAGTAAATTGGAATCtatctttggtttttttgggattttttttttccccctcacattaAGTTTGTATTTAAATATGTGTGGGTCTTAGAAATCTGGTGATGAACTTAGTATTTTTAGGAGAGTAGCTGGCTTTGGCTTGAGGGAACTGCTCTGATAAGATTAAGACAGCTGCTTTCCCTGACACAGTTGTTACAGACACAGTAATCTTGTTGCTTTTGAGcttcaggaaaagcagctctTGGAAATCAGCTTCTGTGaatgtcttttgttttttccaagtTAGAGGTATAACAATGTTACGCAGATTTAATACTAAAACCTGTTGCAAATTAAAGTGTAGTGGTAAGTTAATAAAGCAATGAAGTAAGCAATGAAATATTACCaatgaaggaggaggaagacagaggggaaaaatactTTAAGTGTTCACTGTGAACTTGGCTGGAAGCAGTGGAATTCATGTGTAAATATTTTCACTCCCAGTattattttcagtaattatGAAATGTTCAGGATTCCTGCTCTATTACCAGGTAGTCACATGAACAAATATTTGAGGTAAAATAAATCAAAGCTGATCAAAGTAGTAATTTATTTGAATGGAGTTTAGAGACTTCCAAGTAATCCTCTATTTctgtgtggttttcttttttatttttccttattgcCTGTTGAGAATTTCTTTATACTCAGAATAGACTGCAAATTGCTGATTTtcatttcttgtttttattttacttttagaATCTTAAAAGTTTTGATGCAGGTGAAAACTACTTTCGTAACACTTCATGGAGTGATGTCTCTCCTTGGGAGCCTGTGGGCAAAAGGAAGGTATGTATGTTTGTGACTCAAATTCTGGATAAACAAGTTGTGTGGAGTTGCTGAATTTGACAGTTTTCAGAAATTGGAATGCAGCTTTTTTTATGGAAGAAAATAgctttaatatttgttttctaaGTGCTATTAGTCAGGGAATAATcttacattttctctttgtttttccctgtAATGCAGGTGGTTATGAGGACTTCAAGTTACTATTTTCAGTCTTTAAGGATACAACCCTGAACATCAGTGTTTAAGATGTCACACTAATATTCTGCCTTTTTAGCCTGACCTAATATGCATGGTCTTCTGTACAACATGACTCCCGTTTTATTGGATGGGTGAAAGTGTGATTGCATAGATGCAGGTGGATTAAGATGAAATTATTATTAGTGGCTTGGTGTAGGGTGGCAGTGGAAAACTCTTTCCAGTTATATTTGTGTATGTGAAACAGCTTTTAGTTCTGTATAGCTAGACTCGACAAGAGAGGCAGGGTTGAGGTGAGCAATTCTATAATTTTATATAGTAGCAGGTTTCTAAGATGCTGTGTATAGAGCAGTGGAGTAtgtccagaaaaaaatgtagactTGTCGGTCTTGCCTGAAGAGTCTTGGGGCCCCTCATGGCCTTCTCATGGAACACCTGTCAATGAAATTCAGTGTGGAATTGATAACACAATCCTGTGGAACAGATTGTATTCCAAACTGTGTCTTTTGGATACTAGCCTTGTTCttacaatttttctttaaacaattttgttttaataatgcATATTATTCATGCATCATTCTGTCTAGATTTGGGAGAAAATAAGCTGGTCCTTCAGGATGTTCTATTCCAAAGTTGTTTCCATAAGgggaaaataaattgtttcctTCTATAAACTTAGTAGGCTGGAGAAGATGTCTGTGTAAATGAAGTTGGTGGTTTCCACCATTTGTACTATTTTTAGGGAGACATTTACAGTTCTGGCAGAACTTTGTTTTTTGGAGGATGTCTTGTCTTTCTGCATGATTCTAGGTTGTGGGGAATGTGAGACTGCACAACAGAAAGTATTACTGTGTTCTTGGGTAGGTTCTTTAAAGGAAGGTTAATTGAGTTTACTGCGATGTCTCTAATAAGCCTTCTTTTGGATTACATTTATACAGCTGAAGGTTGTGTTGGTCAATCTCCAAGatgctttgtttttcctaagTGGCTTGTAATTCTTATTTTGTCAATTTTCTATAAAACTGGCATGCCACTGGTAGGTTGTGGTGAGCCTGAAAAAGCACAGTGAACAGAAAAAGCAGATGAGTATGCAAGGAGAACATGCTCGCAGAATGGTTTGTAAAGTGTGTGGAAGAGCTCTGTTTCATACAGAGAATATCAAAGCAGCATATTTCCACTTGTTTCTGTTCAGCTGAAAGACAATTGTTTGGAATTTTTCCTTTGTCATTTTACTTCTCCAGAAGTAGTGAGGCGTATCTTCTAGTAATATTTTGTTTGCTTCATTAGTTCATTAGTGTCAGTGGCCTTTCTCTAGGTGGGATACTTCAAGATTGATGCATCTGCTAatttgctttgttgctgtttgCTAGCAGCTAAGGTTAGACACCTAGAGTATAAGTAGAAGATAATTCAGTGGTAGCTTAGCAATGTGCTTCTTCAGCAGCCTTAGCCAGCCAGTGGCATTGTCTGACACAGTCTTTTGAATTGGGAGCTTAGATTTTGGTTATCATCAGGAGACTCCTAATACTACTAGGAGATGGCTGCCTGTTGTCTGTAAATGGCTGACTGTAACCTGCATGGTTATATGatatggcaaaaaaacccaaacctgcaCATGTTGTGTTGCTGTGTCATGGTGTGTCAGTGAGATGTATGTGGATGATCTGACAGGGCTGGATGCTGTAGTGGCAGAACAGTTTGTTCCCTTTGGGTTCTGTTTCATGAGTGCAGAAATCAGTGAGGTGAAAAACATGTCTGAGGGAAGAGACAGAGTGCACTAGATTTTTGAGTGTACAGATTTTTCACATGGATGTTGCTATGACTGATTCTGTAGTTTTTGGCAGGAGCCAGGGTTAACTTCCTAGGAAGTTTGTCAGGAAAAAATGGTTGATGGGGCTACCAGTTTTTCAGAAAGATCATATTAATGTTCATATGGATATGAAAAACAGTGCTGTCATGTGATGTATAACTGAGGGAGCAGATCTCTGCTTAGTGCAAGGTAGATGTGTTCTTAAGCAGTTGAAATACTTTTCTGAGAGGAATGTGTATGCTCTATACTGAGtgtttttgaggaattttttttgaggaaaaacacTGGGATGCCCagtatataaattatatatatgaGTTAATAAATCGCTGCTTTATCATAAAAGGGAGTTTTACTACtttctattattattttggCTCCAAAAGAATGTTCTTAAAAAATCATTGTTTGTGGCTTTGTTGGGAAGGTCTGGAGAGTTTTCAGTGAAGAATATGTtattgaaaaacagaaaaaaagttctTCCCTGTTCTGTTGTTTGTCTTTTTGTCCAGTAGATGGGAGCTGGCCCTGAActaaacaaagctttaaaagtGTCATATTAAAAGGGCTGCAATTCCTAATTCCTAAGGCTTAACTTCTGTGTACAGTGGGGATACAAATTCTTTCCatcttgttctgtgattccTGTATTTAAAAACAGGCTTCAGAATTGCTTCTTGTGAACTAGGGTAGAAGTAAACTCATTTAAGGCTTCTTAGTAAAttataatgaaacaaaaaaggcaCAAATGTTTCTCCCCTTAAGTAAGTAATctttaaatttgcttttcaaaaccagaagaaaCTGAGAACATACATGCTCTACATCCAGTGAAGGCATTTTTGACAGGTCATAGTGCAGATTTAAACAGACCAGTGGCATAAGAATTGACAGTTTCTAAGtggatgtttttcttttgtttgcagagatacagaaaaaaaccataCTGCTGTGGCTTATGCAAGTTGTCATTCAAATTGCTTACTTCTTTCAAGAATCACTTGCATCGTTACCATGAGGATGAAATGGACCAGGAGATGGTGGTTTCTTGCCcaaaatgtgcattttcttCTCATCCCAAAGTAGTGGGAGAACACATGTGGATGTTTCATTCGTTTAATAAACAAATACAGAACTATACAGTCAGCATTTTGGATGGCATGAAACAATTTAGGAGTGACATCATAAATTTCACTTGTCTAAAATGTCAATTCACAGACACCTTGTATTACAATATGAAGAAACACGTGCTGATGAACCATTTTGAAAACTTGCTAAGTGCATATTTTGGTGAGAAATGTGATGAAAGTACGCCAAATTCAGTTGAGTTCTACTGTAAAAAATGTAATGCTCCTGCAAACAGCCCAGATTCTTTAATGTACCATGTCTTGACAGCTGAAACACACAGAGACCTGGAGAACAAACTTCGTTCTCTGATTTCAGAACGTATTAAGAAGCCTGGACTTGTGAAACAAATTCATATTGCTCCAAAGCCTGTCCCAGCTGTAGCAGCAGCTGCACCTGtagcagcagcatctgcagggCCTGTCATTGTCCCAGCAGGTTCTGTGACAGCTCCAGCTTGCATCCAGGTTGCATTTCCACAGAATAATCAAAACCAGAGCATGGTGCACACACAAGGAGTTCAGAACACAGTTGGACCAGTGACTATcccaagtgcctctggcagccTCCCAAAAACCACCTATGCTCCTGCTGCTACATCCTCGCAGGTCACTCTTGTGACCAGCAATCCTCCTGTGGCTCAGAATAACCTTGGTATGCCTTCGCAGGCTGTCATTGTTTCTCATGGGCTCCAACTTAATCATTCTGTTGGGACCGTAAGTAGAGCTGTGGCCCCTGCGGTTCTTCCTCTTAATCAGCCCGTCAGGCCTGGGCTCTTTCCTGTTAATCAAACCATTGGGACTATAAACACTCTGGTTCCAGCTGGAACGCTCCCTGCTGCTCAACCTGTTGGCCCTGTGAGTCAATCAGTTGCGCCAGGAGTCCTCCCCGTGAATCAGTCAGTTGCTCCAGGAATTCTGTCTGTCAACCAGCCACTTGGGAACATGAACAGACCCATCGATCCCAGGGTCCTTCCAGTGACGCAGACAGTTGGGTCGGGTCTTCTCCAGCTTAACCAGCCTCTTGCTCCTGGGGTGGTTCCTGTTAGACAACCTGTTGGACCTGGATTCCTTCAGCTTAATCAACCTGTTGCCCCAGCAGTTATCCCAGTAAATCAACCAGTTCAGCCTCCGGTTTCTCAAAGCACAGCTTTTTTGACTGCGGGCTCTCTGCTGAGGCAGTTGATTCCCACTGGCAAGCAGGTTAATGGGATACCTACTTTCACACTGGCCCCCATCTCTGTTACTTTGCCTGTTTCTCCCTGTGGTGGAGTAGCTACTGTGACACCTCCGCAGGTGCCCATCCAGCTCATGCAGACAGGATCAGTGTCTCAGCTGTCCCAGTCACCAGCCAatgctccctctcctcctgtggtTCTGACCTCTGACAATGTATCCTTGCAGGCCTCCCCCCCTGCTCCTGAAACAAGCCAAGCTGTCAGACAGGCCAAGCAGTGGAAGACCTGCCCTGTTTGTAATGAGCTTTTCCCCTCAAATGTCTACGAAGTGCACATGGAGGTGGCCCACAAACCACTTGAAGTAAAAGTAGAAACCCCAGAACCTCACAAACTTGCAGCTTGTGCATCCTTTCTGAGGATGACGGAAAAGGCGATCGGGTGTTACGCTTGTAAATGTTTTCTCTGTGAGGAAGAGCTCATGAAGCATATCTTCATGCATGGCTTATCTTGCTTGTTTTGCACAGGTACTTTCTATGACTTAAAAAGCCTTGTGGAGCACAACAAAACTGCACACAATGGGAGAAAGGAGTTGCATGCAAGTTACAGCAACAGAGGAATTCAGCTAGGTAATGATGCTCAGGGTGGCCTTGTGTTCCCACACTTCGATTTCAACACAGTGCTACCAGATGAAGACATGGGTGAAAGAGAAGTGCATTTGGCAGTGCTTGTTGGAATATATTCAACAGTTCTTGTCCCTGTTTACATCAAAGTGAAACCTCAGACAGCACAAGTTAACAGGAGATGCACCAGAAAAATGTTCACCTGTCCCTTTTGCTTAGGTACGTTTGCTGGTAGAGAAACCTATGAAAAGCATTTGAAAGAGAGGCATCATATAATGCCGACGGTGCATAGGATTTTAAAGTCTCCTGCTTTCAAGTGCATCCACTGTTGTGGTGTGTACACTGGAAATATGACTCTGACAGCTATTGCTGTACATTTGCTCCGTTGTAGAAGTGCTCCCAAAGACACCAACTCGAGCCTGAAGATGCAGCTTGAGCGCACTGAGAGGAAAGAACTGCTGTTTGTGAATGGTGAGAAGAATCTTTCTGTGGTACTGAAAAGAAAGCAATCAGATTCCTGCTTTGTTGCAGAAGACCAAAGGAATAAGGAACAGCAGCCTCTGAGCTTAAGTAATGGCATAGCTCTGTGTGCAGAGAACAAAGTGAATTCAGGGGTAGTGCCTTTTAAACGACAAAAGATTAGGACTGAGATGAGGAAGCTTCCTTCTAGTGAGGATCTCCGCTTTCTAGCAGTAGATCCTAATCAGTATGATCACAATTCATATGAGGCACAGAAACAGTTTTTGTCAGACTACTTTCACAAGAGGCCATATCCTTCTAAAAAAGAGCTGGAATTACTTTCCTTGCTGCTATATGCGTGGAAAATTGATGTTACATCATTCTTTGGAAAAATGAGGAATACATGCTTAAAGGCGATAAAACATCACAGACCATCTGTGCTGATGGGTTTCAGTATGTCTGAACTAAAAAACATTAAGCACAGTTTGAATTTAAAAGATGGACCATTGGAAATGTAGCCCAGCTTTTTATAACAGCTAAAAGCAATCCAGAATTGCATACTTAAAATTTAGCAGTTTATTATATTGTTTGTTTTAACTTGCAGACTGGCCTGTTGAAGGGTGCAGTAATACAAAAAGTATCGTTCACTTGTGGCTGTTATTGTGAAAGGCACACGTagttgtattttaaaagctaaaaccttCAGACTTAAACGTCTGgaatttattttagctttttacCTTCCCTGGGGGTAGtgttgtgggggtttttttgtttggttttttttgtctgtatttggttttttttgttacttgttttgctttgtggtttttgttgtgttttgttccactttttcttcccctccagGCTCCTATTACATTTTTTATACCACCATGTAAAACCCTTGTCCTTgttaaaatcaaattttattttatttttctgcagtgtcatttttttcctaattaataAAATGTGTAATGTGGGTTAAAATAGCAAGTTAAACTATGTGAAAAAGATGAATTtgattattgtatttttaagtcCTGATATTTTTTACCTGTTTTTGGTTTATCTGCTGAAGAAGTGATTGTGACCATTACATTAATTGTCCCTTCAAATTCCCAGGGAACTGGTAGCTGTGAAATACATGAcattgtgtttttttccttggtcAGAATACCTGTGCCAGTTAAGTCTGGTGATCTGTGGCTCCTGCTGAGTATTAACATGAGGAGCTTTTGGGTGCTCATTGAAGTGTTACAGTGAACTGACTTGAAATGGTTGTGTTATCTGTTAAATAGATCTTGCTAACCAGAAGTGTTTATCCTTTTCATTTGGTGTTGAAGCCTGGTTGTTTACCTATTGTTCAAAGCAgcattgattttattttctttttcaaaaaacaaAGCTACTTTGGAGAGTGTCACATTGCTTTGATATATGGAGTATATGACCTCTCTGCATGTCACTTATGTGTAGAAGTCCTATCCAAATATCACCCAAATTTGGTGAAAAATCTGACATTTTAAATTGCTGTTTTATGAGGTAGTAACTGAGTAGAGCCTACTCCCCAGCAAATTAGATCCCTGGCGTGAAGTCCCTTGGGTCAGAAATGGTACAAACTGAACCTGGATGAATTGGTAATATCAGGACTTTAAACTATTGGTACTTGAGCCCATGATATTCATGTAGTGATTAATTCTTGTTGGCCTATAGAGAGCATCACACCCAAACAGACTTAACTTCAGTATGGACTAACATCTCTGTTGCAGAATAAAGAAGAGCTGTTGGGAAGGTTCATTTGAGTTGAAGCACAAACTGGTGGCCACATCGAGGCCTGGTGTGTGTCCTTTCTGGATATGCTTGTTTTCATCTGGCTTGTCAAAGAGTGCCTCCAATACCAACAGCCAGTTACGTAATAAATAATCTGTAAGATGCAttggttttatttcctcctcttcatcccACTCTCCCTACCCTCCtttgtaagaagaaaaaaataaagttcacTCGTGTCAGTGTTAGAAGGAAAGGGTGATATGCCCaagcttatttttattttttaaggtaGTAAGTAGACTTTTGCCCTGTGCCATAGGCACTTTCTAAAGCAGATACAGAATGTTTTATTGCTGTTTCTGAAAGGGTGTGACATTTTTAGCCGAATTTGGTGACTTCCTGCCTGAGGTTTTGTAAGTTGTTTGGAGTTATATTTTGGATAAAATcttcatattttcatatttattgcTTCAAAGAGTTTTAATGTGTATGTAACATATGGTTACTTAGAGAGAACCTGCTATTTGGAAAAACCTAGTAATTTAATAGCAGTGTTAAACAAACATAAACAATATTTATGGGATCAGTTGCATGCCCCACCCCAAAAAGTGATTAAGAAACTGTGTTCTTATAGCCTTTTAATAGctcattaaaattttttaaaaactatataTATACTGGGCCAGTTCATGAAACCTGTTCAGAGGGCTGTGGGTGAGGAAGAGGGATGCATTCTACAAGTCCTGAAGTGTAGGCACTTAATCTTGCTCTTGCACCTCTGCCCTGTGAGCCCTGCCATCTTTGGAGCAGTTCTGCTGGTTCTGATGAGACTCCAGGATGGGGTTTGGCAGTGTGCGTCTGGGGAAGGCTTGAATGCCATGAATGGGGAAAGACTGTAGAGTAAGCAGCATGGCTGTGGGAAGCTGGGAAGTCATTTCGTGGTTCATCCATGCCTGGGGCACCAAGGGAACAATCTAGTCTTACCAGAGTTTTCCTACATAGTGTCTAGTGTTGATATTAAACACTTTATTTATTGGATTTTGTTTTCACGATTTCAAATAAAccatatttttaactttttcttacGTGTGTGTGCAAATGATTGCCtatccctcccttttcccccttttaatAAATTCACAGAACTTTGtatgaacatttttttgttgCAAAATGGCTGTTGAAATACAAGAAGAAAGTAAGAGAAAGTAAGATGCAGAACTTGGATCCAGATGATTCAGGTACATCTTAGTGCATTATAGTAATTATGTATTATCTCAAATATTGATAGCtggattttttcctaaagaCTGATATTCCTAAATCTTGGTACTAATTTGCTATCACTAAATGCTTGTGTTCTTGTTAAATGGGTACTGTAGAAATAAAAACCAGATGAATTTTGAAACATGAAACTGGTGACTGAGAACGCAGTATGGTTGTGGTTTTCAGGAAAACGAAGGAGCTTGAAAACAGCAAAGTTAAAAATTGGTGGCTTTAATTAATTGGCTTTTTGCTGTGGGCTTCTTAGAGGTGAAGTCATTTGGATAGAAAGTCAGGAAACACACTGCTACCCCTGCCTTGGGCACCACATGGGCAGTGTGGAATTGCCTCTCAGGCTCTTCTCTAAGGACAGGGCCTCACACTGCTgggatatgggaatgggaaaacaGTGGAGCTGCCCTCTGCAGCAGACTTTATGAATACAAGTCCCTGAAGCATGTGAAGGAAGCCCTGGTCCACTGTGAAAGAAGCCCAGTTGGGAAGAATTTATCTTCTTGCTTGCGTACCATATACCAAAACATGTGTGACATTGTTCTTCTTGCTCTGCACTTACCCATTTTAGCACACTGAGTGCACGGTGGTGTCCGTGGCATGCTTGCGGTGCTGCCCCGTGTGCTTGGGCGTGTTGATCTGCAGATAATGAGGAGGAAGTGGGCCATGTACCCGCCCTTTTAAGTCCACATCAACTGCTGTTCATCAAGGTTTTACCTGGCAGTATATTTCAGAGCAGCTTGTAATAGAATGAGGGGGAGTAGAAATCTCAAGAAGCTTTGCAGGTATCATTCTTATTTTGTCTGCTTGTCCATGAAGTGGGAGTGAGAGCAGTTCCTGTCACCCTGGAAGGCTGAGACTGGCAGGTGGGGTGTGCATTGAGTTGCACCAAGTAAGCCAAGGATGTGACAGCTGACAGTGTGTGTGTCATTGAAAACCATCAAGCTTGGGCATTTCTGGAGGAAGATCTGATTAATTGTATGATCAGAGTCAGTGTCTATTTGGGTTATAGTCTGAATAATTCTCTCAGTCTTTCCTTGTAGAAGAGGTGCTGcatccctctgatcattttGTTGATCCTCTGCATTTTGGAGTATGAGTTCATTTTAAGGTAGCTGTCTGGACTGTTCTTATTAATGTTGTTAATGCTGTGAAAAGTGCAAGTCGATTAACCCAACTTGTTAATGGAGGAAAAGCTGCTAGGCAGCTTTGCTGCAGAGAAGAACTAATATTGTACGTGAAGAACTTGGGTGCTGGGACTTCATGCAGCAGCATCATGATTTATAAGCACGCATGGATAAAGGTCAGCCAGTGTAGATCCACCCAGCCCACTGCTGCTCAAGGCCAGGGGTAGCCTTGGCGCAAATGGAGTGTGATGTGGCCACATTCAGTGTGGGGTCATGCAGAGCCAGTGCTGGGTTCAGGGCTGTGACACTGAGAAGGACCGAGTGTGACTGGGGCAGGAAGATGTTTTTGGGTTGAACTTCGGTTGAGGGGAGGTGTGCAAGGTGGCTGCTCTAGGTACAAAGGGGCTGCCACCCACCAGTGcaggccagggctgggcagtcTCTGTAGGAACCTGCCAAGTTCTGCAAAAATGTGTGTCCTGGGAGCAGGCTGAAAGTCCAGCTAACAAGGGTGGACTCTGAGGCAGCTCCCTGTTAAACACTGCACCAAGGAAGGCTGTTGTAGGTTAATTCCCAAAATGCCTCTCTGGGAGCACAGTGGCTGTGCCTCACGCTCTGCAGTTTCTTTGTAAAGCCTGCGTTTAGCTGAACATGGCTTTGACCAGGTCCCTGCATGA belongs to Taeniopygia guttata chromosome 2, bTaeGut7.mat, whole genome shotgun sequence and includes:
- the ADNP2 gene encoding activity-dependent neuroprotector homeobox protein 2 — translated: MFQIPVQNLDNVRKARKKVKDILVDLGLDSCRELLKNLKSFDAGENYFRNTSWSDVSPWEPVGKRKRYRKKPYCCGLCKLSFKLLTSFKNHLHRYHEDEMDQEMVVSCPKCAFSSHPKVVGEHMWMFHSFNKQIQNYTVSILDGMKQFRSDIINFTCLKCQFTDTLYYNMKKHVLMNHFENLLSAYFGEKCDESTPNSVEFYCKKCNAPANSPDSLMYHVLTAETHRDLENKLRSLISERIKKPGLVKQIHIAPKPVPAVAAAAPVAAASAGPVIVPAGSVTAPACIQVAFPQNNQNQSMVHTQGVQNTVGPVTIPSASGSLPKTTYAPAATSSQVTLVTSNPPVAQNNLGMPSQAVIVSHGLQLNHSVGTVSRAVAPAVLPLNQPVRPGLFPVNQTIGTINTLVPAGTLPAAQPVGPVSQSVAPGVLPVNQSVAPGILSVNQPLGNMNRPIDPRVLPVTQTVGSGLLQLNQPLAPGVVPVRQPVGPGFLQLNQPVAPAVIPVNQPVQPPVSQSTAFLTAGSLLRQLIPTGKQVNGIPTFTLAPISVTLPVSPCGGVATVTPPQVPIQLMQTGSVSQLSQSPANAPSPPVVLTSDNVSLQASPPAPETSQAVRQAKQWKTCPVCNELFPSNVYEVHMEVAHKPLEVKVETPEPHKLAACASFLRMTEKAIGCYACKCFLCEEELMKHIFMHGLSCLFCTGTFYDLKSLVEHNKTAHNGRKELHASYSNRGIQLGNDAQGGLVFPHFDFNTVLPDEDMGEREVHLAVLVGIYSTVLVPVYIKVKPQTAQVNRRCTRKMFTCPFCLGTFAGRETYEKHLKERHHIMPTVHRILKSPAFKCIHCCGVYTGNMTLTAIAVHLLRCRSAPKDTNSSLKMQLERTERKELLFVNGEKNLSVVLKRKQSDSCFVAEDQRNKEQQPLSLSNGIALCAENKVNSGVVPFKRQKIRTEMRKLPSSEDLRFLAVDPNQYDHNSYEAQKQFLSDYFHKRPYPSKKELELLSLLLYAWKIDVTSFFGKMRNTCLKAIKHHRPSVLMGFSMSELKNIKHSLNLKDGPLEM